A portion of the Sabethes cyaneus chromosome 3, idSabCyanKW18_F2, whole genome shotgun sequence genome contains these proteins:
- the LOC128739494 gene encoding SET and MYND domain-containing protein 4: MATIDNDPLFTSLCSSKTLQSQQEGFFNAFYHTVAENFTGKSEHWLRDVFGRVVPGDDCTKLQLMFEDPTVCFEVLGTLEHVKPVFRGKDAKFSWQRREQALKLLHGGKIQQALLMACQAVIKAPPQGIDLHIDQGMTLACALWTRSEVLIGALDGKRALVDLQMAAKAGFPVKENAEYYGRMAKCYALIGEMKRAEISIKLYHQLSGHNDYAQGRLREDIETLKVLKSEEDPVKSHYERRTLPRLSGDESKELCSASSKLKLSGSRGDASKGQYIVAAEELKPGETILVESAYGACLYQKFFGTHCNQCFARLVAPMACPECCGVAFCSPECRDRACSGYHRFECHYLDLMIGSGMSILCHLALRLVTQAGTPEKAIEMGKELREALCAHSESRNQEDYFQRSLMAAFLLRCLQKAEFFGRRKTEAPEPTPEEAQIGGVLLNLLQSLQFNAHEVYETKISGDHRFDTAKVQYIGVGVYKTGALLNHDCYPGVLRSFHGTTMVLHASRTIAKGVNVPENYGMHFLRHSVALRQRTLRSRYWFQCDCKTCSEDWPLVDKLTDKPRFRCPQPECDNVMNYPHKKAFTVKCWKCKKTVNLDASIKILNQCEELYASGAKMMEEERTEEAIELLCRGITLFHQIAVPPHKPTHMAEESLRVCFADQASVYRMEPNVLMQ; the protein is encoded by the exons ATGGCCACGATCGATAATGATCCTCTGTTCACCTCGCTGTGCAGTTCGAAAACCCTTCAATCGCAGCAGGAAGGCTTCTTCAATGCTTTCTACCACACGGTTGCGGAAAACTTCACCGGCAAAAGTGAACACTGGTTGCGGGATGTGTTTGGTCGGGTGGTACCTGGTGATGATTGCACCAAACTGCAGCTGATGTTCGAGGATCCGACGGTCTGCTTTGAGGTGCTCGGTACATTGGAGCACGTAAAACCGGTGTTCCGTGGTAAGGATGCAAAGTTTAGCTGGCAGCGGAGGGAGCAGGCTCTCAAACTACTACACGGAGGCAAAATCCAGCAGGCCCTGCTAATGGCTTGCCAGGCAGTGATAAAAGCTCCCCCGCAAGGGATCGACTTACACATCGACCAAGGAATGACACTGGCGTGTGCTTTATGGACCAGGTCCGAGGTGCTGATCGGAGCGCTGGATGGCAAACGTGCGCTGGTTGATTTACAGATGGCTGCCAAAGCCGGTTTTCCCGTGAAGGAAAATGCCGAGTACTACGGAAGGATGGCTAAATGTTATGCTT TGATCGGTGAAATGAAGCGAGCAGAAATCTCGATCAAACTATACCATCAGTTGTCCGGACACAATGACTATGCTCAAGGACGTCTTCGAGAGGATATTGAAactctgaaagttttaaaatccGAAGAAGATCCGGTGAAGTCGCATTACGAAAGACGAACGTTGCCTCGGCTGAGCGGCGATGAAAGTAAGGAACTGTGCAGTGCATCGTCGAAACTGAAGCTCAGTGGAAGCCGCGGAGATGCCAGCAAAGGACAGTACATCGTGGCCGCCGAAGAGTTGAAGCCGGGCGAAACCATTCTTGTTGAGTCCGCGTATGGTGCTTGTCTGTATCAAAAGTTTTTCGGTACGCACTGTAACCAGTGCTTTGCAAG ATTGGTAGCCCCTATGGCCTGTCCGGAGTGTTGTGGAGTGGCTTTTTGCTCGCCGGAGTGCCGCGATCGAGCTTGCTCCGGATATCATCGATTCGAATGTCACTATTTGGATTTGATGATTGGTTCTGGGATGTCCATTCTTTGCCACTTGGCACTGCGGCTTGTGACTCAGGCGGGAACTCCGGAAAAGGCAATCGAAATGGGTAAAGAGTTGCGCGAAGCACTCTGTGCTCACTCAGAATCGCGGAATCAGGAGGACTATTTTCAGCGATCTTTAATGGCTGCCTTTTTACTTCGTTGTCTTCAAAAGGCCGAATTCTTTGGTCGTCGTAAAACGGAAGCACCCGAACCAACACCAGAGGAGGCTCAAATTGGCGGCGTGCTGCTAAACTTATTGCAGTCACTTCAGTTTAATGCTCATGAGGTTTATGAAACCAAAATAAGCGGCGATCATCGTTTCGATACGGcaaaagttcaatatatcgGAGTCGGAGTATACAAAACCGGTGCTTTACTGAATCATGACTGCTACCCAGGAGTGTTACGATCGTTCCACGGAACAACGATGGTCCTTCACGCCAGTCGTACGATAGCTAAGGGAGTGAACGTTCCTGAAAACTACGGAATGCACTTTCTGCGTCATTCAGTGGCGCTGCGACAACGGACGCTTCGTTCCCGGTATTGGTTCCAGTGCGACTGTAAGACCTGTTCGGAAGATTGGCCTCTAGTTGATAAACTAACGGATAAACCGAGATTTCGTTGTCCCCAGCCGGAGTGCGATAACGTTATGAACTATCCTCACAAGAAGGCCTTTACAGTGAAGTGTTGGAAGTGTAAAAAGACAGTAAATCtggacgcttcgatcaagataCTGAACCAGTGCGAGGAATTGTACGCAAGCGGTGCCAAAATGATGGAG GAAGAACGTACGGAGGAGGCCATTGAGCTGCTGTGCCGGGGTATTACGCTTTTCCATCAGATCGCTGTACCGCCCCACAAGCCAACTCACATGGCCGAAGAATCGCTGCGAGTTTGCTTTGCCGATCAGGCTAGTGTTTATCGAATGGAGCCGAATGTTTTGATGCAATAG